A segment of the Sphingobacterium oryzagri genome:
GTCGAATTAAAAAAGATTCTCAAAAATACTAATAATTTTAGTATTTTTGAGAATGAGTTCGGATCAATCATCAACATATTTCAAGGGGCGCGGGGCGCAGGTTAATCCCAATAATAAGTTTTTCACGCATAGCTATGTGCAGGAACATATCGAAGGATTGGATGAACCATTTTTAGCCGGATCGTCTACCCAGCTTATCGCAACCTATCCAAAATCTATTCTTTCAAAAGTCGATAGTCCAGATATCGGATTTTCCCGCTCTATCAATCCTTATCAAGGATGTGAACACGGCTGCATCTATTGCTATGCGCGCAATTCGCACGAGTATTGGGGTTACAGCGCGGGTATGGATTTCGAACGTAAGATTTTGGTAAAGTATAATGCTGTAGAATTACTGGAGAAAGAATTTGAGAAGAAAAGTTACGTCCCGGAACTGATCTTTATGTCGGGCAATACCGATTGCTATCAACCTATCGAACGGAAGCTGGGCATTACGCGGCAATTGCTCAGTACCTTTTTAACGTATAAACATCCGGTTTCGTTGATCAGCAAGAATGTCTTGATGCTACGCGACCTGGATCTTCTTTCTGAGTTGGCTGTGCTAGGGCTGGTGCGTGTTTCTGTAACGATCAATAGTTTGCGCGAGGAGGTGAGGCGAAAGATGGAACCGCGGACAGCGACAGCCTCTGCCCGGCTGCAATTGATCGAACGGCTTGCCGAAAAGAATATCCCGGTATCGCTTATGATAGCGCCCATTGTGCCCGGAATTAACAGCGATGAGATGCCGGAACTTATCCGATCAGCGGCTGATGCCGGAGCCAAATGGGCAAGCTACACCATCGTACGGTTAAATGGTGCGATCGCAGATATCTTTCGTGATTGGTTGTATAAAAACTATCCCGATCGCGCCGAAAAGGTTATTCACGGAATAGAATCTTGCCACGCAGGTAAGCTGAATGACAGCGAGTGGGGAAGACGCATACGCGGCGAAGGCAATACGGCAGAAGGAATTCGCCAGTTGTTTTATATGGGCGTCAAAAAATTTATGCCCAATGAAAAATCGCCGGATTTACGTATCGATCTCTTCGAACGGCCTAATAAAAGCGCGCAACTACGACTTTTTTAAAAGCACAGGGATAACAAAAACGCTGCCTTACAACGTGTTTGTTATAAGGCAGCGTTTTATTCTGCTGAACGTCCGTCAATTTATTGAATAGGGGCAGGAGCCTCTTCTTCAAATAACGGTAGCTCTTTGATAATGTTATACCAAGATACAATCTTTTTGATGTCCGAAGAATAGACACGAGACTCGTCGTGACCTGGCGCTACCTCGCGGAAAAAATTGCGAAGTGCGTTGCCATCGGCTTTTACATCCGGAGTTTCACTACCGGCAGCTTTGATCGCTTCGAATACATCCAATAGACGAATCTCTTCTTCTTCACCGTAGATGGTGATATCTTCTAACGTAGCCATTTTGGTCGTCGAAAGGTTGACAGTAGATTTAACCTTTTTCTCGTCCAGTGATTCCAATATAAAACCACCTTTATTTTGGCCGATTAATTTAAAAAGACCTGGTTTTCCGGTAACTGATACTAATGCTCTTAAATTCATAGAAACAGAATTAATCTTCAATAACTTCAACAGTTAAAATACGATCACCTTGACGAATGTTATCCACCACGTCAACGTTTTCAATCACCTTACCGAAACAAGTATGGTTTCTATCCAAATGCGCAGTGTTGTTTCTGCTGTGGCAAACAAAAAACTGAGAGCCACCAGTATTACGACCCGCGTGTGCCATGGAAAGTACGCCGCGATCATGGTATTGATTTTCGCCAGTCAATTCGCAATCGATCTTGTATCCCGGACCACCAGTACCCGGCATTCCCGTAGCACCTTCACGCGTATTTGGGCAACCACCTTGAATAACAAAATCAGGAATAACACGGTGGAAAGTCAAGCCATCGTAATAGCCCGATTTAGCTAATTTAATAAAATTTGCAACGGTATTCGGAGCGTCTTCTGTGTAAAACTGCACAGTCATATCGCCTTTTTCTGTCTTAATAATCGCTTTACTCATCGTTTTACTTATTATTTATCGAACTGCAAAGATAAAGTTTCTGAACGAAATGTCCCGTTTGAATTGGTTAAGAATTGTTAATGAATTAAAAAAGAGGAAATTGGTTTTAAAATACTAAAAAAATTAGTAGCTTAGTAGTGATAAAGAAAAGCACCCAATGATAGCAACGAATAAACTCGTAATCCGGGAATGGTCAGAAGCTGATCGCCCGCGCGAAAAGCTACTCGATCAAGGAAGACGCGCGTTAAGCGATGCCGAGCTCATGGCCATCTTGATCGGTTCTGGCTCTCGAAATGAATCAGCCGTAGAACTCTGCCGCCGTATACTAGCTGACGCCAAAAATAATCTAAACAGGCTTTCTAAGCTGGAAGCACACGATCTCTGTCACTACAAGGGCATCGGTATGGCCAAAGCAATTTCCATTATTGCAGCCCTTGAAATTGGTCGCCGTCGTCGGGAAACTGCACCTCATATTATGCCTGTGTTGAGCAGCAGCAAGCATGTGAACGAATACTTTCGTGGCAATATGCAAGATCTGCCTCACGAAGAGTTTTGGGTGCTCTATCTCAATACCGGTTGCAGGTTAATAGACAAGCAATTTATTGGCAAAGGCGGCCAGGATTTTACGCCTGTAGATATTCGCGTCATATTACGTTTTGCCTTGCAAGCCAAGGCCAATTCCCTTATTTTGGTTCACAACCACCCTTCCGGCACGCTTAGAGCTAGCCAAGCCGATAAAGATCTTACCGCACAAGTCGTAGCCGCAGCCGCACTGCTCGAGCTGCAAGTTAACGATCACGTTATCTTTACCGATACCAGCTATTTTAGTTTTCGAGACGAAGACCTGTTGTAATAGCTTCCAACAAAAAAACAAAGGAGCGATTGACCAATCGCTCCTTTGTTTTTTTGTTAAAATAAGCCGAACATTTCAGCTTCAATCTTACTGATGATCTGCCCGAGATCTTCCGGATTGTTTGCAAAGTCTAAATTGTCTTTATCCAGGATCAGCAATTTTCCTTCCTTATAGTTTCCTATCCATTTTTCATACTTTTCATTCAGTTTGGAAAGGTAGTCCAAGCGAATTGCCGATTCATAATCGCGCCCTCTTTTTTGTATATTATTGACTAATGTAGGCACCGACGCGCGCAAATAGATCAATAAGTCTGGCGGCTTGATGTAATTGACAATACTTTGGAAAATATTGCTGTAATTTTCAAAATCACGTGCGCTCATTAAGCCCATGTCATACAGATTCTCCGCAAAA
Coding sequences within it:
- a CDS encoding PA0069 family radical SAM protein translates to MSSDQSSTYFKGRGAQVNPNNKFFTHSYVQEHIEGLDEPFLAGSSTQLIATYPKSILSKVDSPDIGFSRSINPYQGCEHGCIYCYARNSHEYWGYSAGMDFERKILVKYNAVELLEKEFEKKSYVPELIFMSGNTDCYQPIERKLGITRQLLSTFLTYKHPVSLISKNVLMLRDLDLLSELAVLGLVRVSVTINSLREEVRRKMEPRTATASARLQLIERLAEKNIPVSLMIAPIVPGINSDEMPELIRSAADAGAKWASYTIVRLNGAIADIFRDWLYKNYPDRAEKVIHGIESCHAGKLNDSEWGRRIRGEGNTAEGIRQLFYMGVKKFMPNEKSPDLRIDLFERPNKSAQLRLF
- a CDS encoding DUF5606 family protein, which translates into the protein MNLRALVSVTGKPGLFKLIGQNKGGFILESLDEKKVKSTVNLSTTKMATLEDITIYGEEEEIRLLDVFEAIKAAGSETPDVKADGNALRNFFREVAPGHDESRVYSSDIKKIVSWYNIIKELPLFEEEAPAPIQ
- a CDS encoding peptidylprolyl isomerase is translated as MSKAIIKTEKGDMTVQFYTEDAPNTVANFIKLAKSGYYDGLTFHRVIPDFVIQGGCPNTREGATGMPGTGGPGYKIDCELTGENQYHDRGVLSMAHAGRNTGGSQFFVCHSRNNTAHLDRNHTCFGKVIENVDVVDNIRQGDRILTVEVIED
- the radC gene encoding RadC family protein, which produces MIATNKLVIREWSEADRPREKLLDQGRRALSDAELMAILIGSGSRNESAVELCRRILADAKNNLNRLSKLEAHDLCHYKGIGMAKAISIIAALEIGRRRRETAPHIMPVLSSSKHVNEYFRGNMQDLPHEEFWVLYLNTGCRLIDKQFIGKGGQDFTPVDIRVILRFALQAKANSLILVHNHPSGTLRASQADKDLTAQVVAAAALLELQVNDHVIFTDTSYFSFRDEDLL
- a CDS encoding deoxynucleoside kinase codes for the protein MHLAIVGNIGAGKTTLTEKLSRHLNFEPQFEAVENNPYLEDFYGDMKRWAFNLQIFFLNSRFRHIVDLQNRGINMIQDRTIYEDAYIFAENLYDMGLMSARDFENYSNIFQSIVNYIKPPDLLIYLRASVPTLVNNIQKRGRDYESAIRLDYLSKLNEKYEKWIGNYKEGKLLILDKDNLDFANNPEDLGQIISKIEAEMFGLF